The DNA sequence ACCGACCCATGGCATCGACACGGGCCACCACCGGGCACCATGGATCCGCTTCAAATAACGGATTCAGAACAGGATTTCCCAGACGGCGCGCCGGACTCGGCACCGCTGGCGCGTTTTCTGCAGGATCACGCACGCATCCGCATGCTTGCCGTTATGCATCGCGATGCATAACGAATCAGGAGGACGAATGATCCAGACCGCTCACTGGCAACTGAAGGGACAGGTCGGATTGACCACCGGCGATGCGGAAACCATCGACGACAAACGGATCGATCTGCTCGAACAGATCGACCGGACCGGCGCCATCGGTCAGGCGGCCAAGGCCGCCGGCATGAGCTACCGCGCTGCCTGGAACACCGTCGATACCCTGCGCAATCTGGCTGGAACGCCGCTGGTGACCACCCAAAGCGGCGGCCGTAACGGTGGCGGCACCCAACTCACACCGGCAGGCCGGCGTCTGGTCGATACCCATCGGCTGGTTCAGGAACATCAGCGCCGTTTTCTGATTCAGCTGCAAACGCGGCTGGATCATCCCGACACGCTCACGCTGATCAGGCGGCTCGCCATGAAAACCAGCGCCCGCAACCAATTCTTCGGCACCGTGACGCGCATCCAGACCGGCGCCGTGAACGCAGAGGTCGAAATCGCGCTCAACACGCACGATCATTTGGTCGCCATGATCACCATGGAAAGCCTGGCGGAGCTCAGACTGGCGCTCGGAAGCGAAGTCTGGGCACTGGTCAAGGCGCCGTCGGTGCTGATCACGGCGGATGATCCCGGGATCAAGCTTTCGGCCCGCAACCGGCTGTGTGGCACGGTGTCGCGCATCACGCTCGGCAGCGTCCATGCCGATGTGGTGATCGACCTGCCGGGCGGCGCCATCATTAGCGCCATCATCACACTCGACAGCCTGGATGGCCTCGCGCTCACCCCCGGCAGCAGGGCCTGCGCCGTATTCAAGGCTGGCAGCGTGATCCTGGGCGTCAACGCGTGACGGGTCTGTCCCCATCCAAACCATCGTCAAGGAGAATCCCAGGCGGCACTCTGCTATCGCCACGGCAATGGATCGGCGCCCGTCTGCACCTCGATTTTTGACCACGACCGCCAGCCCTGAAGGAGTTCCGTCATGCGCCAGTCCGTCCTGCGTCGCGCCGCGCTCGCCACGCTGTTGCTCCTGATCATGCCCGCCGCGCAGGCGGCCGAAGTGGTGGCAGCAGTGGCCGCGAATTTTGCCGCCGCCATGGCGCGAATCGAACCGGACTTCGAGCAGGCCAGCGGCCACCAGCTCACGGTCGTGCTCGGCTCGTCGGGCAAGTTTCTGCAGCAGATCCGGCAGGGCGCGCCATTCGATGTGCTGCTGTCGGCCGACGCCGAACGGCCCGCGCTGCTCGAGCAGTCCGGTCTCGGCGTGCCGGGCTCGCGCTTCACCTACGCCATCGGCCGCCTTGTACTGTGGAGCCCGCAGCCGGACGCCTTCACCGATGGCAAGGCCTATCTGAAAGCCGGCGCATTCCGGCATCTGGTCATCGCCAATCCGGTCGTCGCGCCCTACGGCGCCGCGGCGCAGCGCACCCTCGAACAGCTCGGTCTGTGGGCCAGCCTGCAGGACCGGATCGTCCGCGCCGAAGACATCGGCCAAGGCTACGCGATGGCTGGTAGCGGTGCGGCCGAGGCGGCGTTCGTGGCCTACTCAGCCGTGCTCGCCGGCCGCAAACCGGGTAGCCAATGGCTCGTGCCGCACCATCTCTATCCGCCTCTCGACCAAGACGCTATCCTGATCACCCGGGCCCGCGACAACCCAGCTGCCCTTGCGTTGCTCGATTACCTCAAAATGCCGGCGGCACGCGAAGTGATCGCGTCGCTGGGTTACGACCTGCCGGCGCACCGACCGGAGAAATCAGCCCCATGAGTCTCGACCTCGGCCCGGTCTGGCTCACACTGCGCCTCGCGGGCGTGACCGTCGTGCTGCTGCTCATCGTCGGCACGCCACTGGCCTGGTGGCTGGCGCACACCCGCACCCGCCTGAAACCGCTCATCGAGGCCGTCACCGCGCTGCCGCTGGTGCTGCCGCCTACCGTGCTGGGTTTTTACCTGCTGGTGCTGTTCGCGCCGGGTGGGGCGCTGGGCGCACCCTGGCTCAGGCTCACCGGCGAAACGCTCACCTTCTCCTTCAGCGGGTTGGTCTTCGCGTCCATGCTCTACTCGCTGCCCTTCGTGGTACAGCCCCTGCAGAGCGCCTTCGAGGCGGTCGGCCGCGGGCCGTTGGAGGCCGCGGCGGTGCTGGGCGCGCGGCCGCTCGATGCGTTTTTCACCGTGGCGAGCCCGCTCGCCGCGCGCGGGTATCTCACCGCCATCGTGCTCGGCTTTGCCCACACACTGGGCGAATTCGGCGTAGTGCTGATGGTGGGCGGCAACATCCCCGGCCGCACCCGGGTGATCTCGATTGCCATCTACGAGCAGGTGGAAACGCTCAACTTCGCCGCCGCCCACCTGCTGGCGGCTGGCATGCTGGTGTTCTCGTTCGCAGTGCTGGTGCTGGTGTACGCACTGAACCGCCGCTACCCGGTGCACACGGCATGAGGCTGGACATCGCACTGACCCTGCAACGCCCCGGCTTCACGCTGGAACTGGATCAGACGCTGGAGCTGACCGGTATCACTGCCGTCATGGGCGCCTCAGGCAGCGGCAAGAGCACCCTGCTGCGCGCACTGGCCGGTCTGGAGACGCCACAGCGGGCGCGCATCATGCTTGGCGCCGCGCGGCTGGCCGACAGCGCAGCCGGCATGAGTCTGCCGCCACACCGACGTGGCATCGGTTATGTGTTTCAAGACGCGCGGCTGTTCGGCCACCGCCGCGTGCTGGGTAACCTGCGCTACGCACAGGCGCGCGCCCGGCCCGCCAACGGCGGCACGCCGGCACCGGCGCTGGACGAGGTGATCGCCGCGCTGGATCTGAATCCACTGCTGGAGCGGCGCACGCAGGGCCTCTCGGGCGGCGAGCGCCAGCGCGTCGCCATTGCCCGCGCGCTGCTCGCCAACCCGCGCCTGCTGCTGCTGGACGAACCGCTGTCGGCACTGGACCTCAAGCGCAAGGCGGAACTGCTGCCCTACATCCGCGCCCTGCCGGGGCGCTTTCACATTCCGCTGATCTACGTCTCGCACGCGGTGGAGGAAGTGGCCCAGCTCGCCGATGAGGTACTCATCCTCACCAATGGGCGCGTGGTGGCCCGCGGCGAGGTACACACTGTGCTGGAGCGCCCGGAGGCCGAGGCCGTGTCCGGCCACTTCGAGGCCGGCGCCCTGCTGCACGCCCGGGTGCAGCGCCAGCTGCCCGAGTATGCGTTGACCGAACTCGATATCGCCGGCCAGCGCCTCACCCTGCCGCAGATCGACGCTCCGTCGGGCACACCGGTCCGCGTACGCGTTCGGGCGCGCGATGTGGCCATTGCACTCGCCCGCGTGGACGGCGTGAGTATCCGCAACCAGTTCCAGGCGCGTGTGCGCCACATCGACACCGATCCCGCCACTGCCTATGCGGAAGTGACGCTCAACCTCTCCGGCGCCGACCCGGCGGCCGTCCACTTGCGCGCCCGCATCACCCGCGAAGCGCTGAGCACGCTCGGCCTGAAGCCGGGCCAGCCCGTGTGGGCCCTGGTGAAAAGCGTGTCCTTCGACCGGCGGGAACTCGGAGGCCGGTAAACCGAACCGGCCGCACAGGCTGTCCCCGACTATCACCGCGGCCGGCCCCGCAGCCCGCGGCGTTGTGGCATCGCTGCGCGGGCGATGTCGCAAACGCGACACGACCCGGCCGCGCGCGGAATCACACGCGATCCGCCGCCGCCCCCTTCTCGCCCTAAAATCAATTTTTATTCAAACGCTTCTGGATAATTTCCGGCATGGATCGGTTGATCGGCATGCCGTTTGCAAAGTTGACGCACGTTATCAACCGGCAGCCACTTCCACGCGGACACATTCCCTGTTGCTCAGTTCGCAGTGGGCGGCCAGACGCCTTTCCCCAAGCGCGCCATTCAGCACAACGCAGCCCATCGACGGCGACACGGATCCTTCATTCCCCCACTCGAACCCAACCCAGGAATACCCCCATGAGCGTCTTCGCAGATTCCGCGCTGAGCAAACTTGAAGCCGAACAGCGCCTGTTCAACCCGGTGTTCAAGGGACCAACGGGCGTCGCTGGCCGGTATGGCTTTCGCGGTGAACTGGCGCTCAAATTCGCGCCCAAATTCGCCGACGAGGCGCGCCCGCCCGAGATTCTTGCCGAACAGGTGATGCTGGTCGCGGAGTCCGGCAAGCCGACCATCCCCTTTCTATGCTGCTACCTGCTCTCGTTCGAATATCTGCGGCCGCTGGTCGAGGCGCTGGGCGATGTCATCGACGAGCATGGGAAATATGTCCTGTTCTGCAACAACATCGACCTGTCCACGCGCTACACCGTGCCGTATGGCGGCGCGACGTTCTACGTCCTGCCCATTGACGAGGCCACCGCCTACAACGAATTGCTGGATTTGCTCTACATCGAACGCAATGACCTCAAGAAGCTGGACACCGGATCGCGCCTGGACCGCATCTACGAAACAGCCCGAAACTTTATCGAGACGTTTCCGGCGATTTCCTTCGAAGAAGGACTCAAGCGAATGGGCCCGGTGCGCAACCCCAACGAAAACCGGCCAGTCTGATGGACGGCGATCGAGGCGGCGCACGGCGAACAAGCGTCTGGGTGGCCTGAGCCGGCCGCATGGGACCGCTCGCGAGATAAACGTGCGGATGGGGCGTTGCCGGGGATCGAGACGGATCGGCGAGTTCGCCGCAGGCACCCGCCATTCGGGCGGTCCTGACGTGGACTAGGGCTGGACGTCGCTTCCGAGTACGCCCCAGGCGTGCGGCCGGGGATGCCAGTGTGCCGGAACAACCGGCCCCGGCCACCCGACCCCGGTGCGGCGCGCGTCCGCATTCTGCGAAATGCGGTAGGCTCGGGGAATGATGACGATTTATCTTGCCCCCACCGAGACCATCGATTTCGACGCGCCGAATGTCCGCGCCAAGGCGCGCGAGCTGGCCGCGAGCATCGCCGATGAACGAGCGCTGGTGGCGCGTTATTTCACATTCGTGCGCGATGCGATCAAACACAGTTGGGACCATCGTCTGAATCCCGTCACCTGCCGCGCATCCGACGTGCTGCGACACGGCACCGGCTACTGCTACGCCAAGAGCCATCTGCTCGCAGCCCTGCTGCGCGCCAGCGGCATTCCGGCGGGACTGTGCTACCAGCGCCTGGCCGTGGGCGATGCCGGTCCGCCCTATTGTCTGCATGGCCTGAACGCCGTCTACCTGCGCGATCTCGGCTGGTATCGCCTCGATGCCCGCGGCAACAAGCCCGGCATCGCCACCCGCTTCAGTCCACCGCACGAGGCGCTCGCCTATCCCGCAAGCGGTCCGGGCGAACAGGATTGCCCGCACATCTTCGCCGAGCCGTTGCCGGTCGTCACTGCAGCGCTCACGCAGTACGCCGATATCCATCTCATCGACGCCAATCTCCCCGATCTCGACCTGAGCGCTTTCGATGGCCCAATCAATCGATGAACACCACCGTGAACTGATGCACTACACGACCGTTAACGGGCTTGAAGGCAACGCCGAAATCGCTCTTGCGTTTGCCGCATCAACGCAATACGGCAAATATGCGCTCTCGATGCGCCCAAAACTGGATACGATATGGCACGAGGCCAACCGAGGAGCCCTATCGCCGCCATCGCCTCCGAAGCCCGGCTCTGGCAGATGGCCGATGCGCTTCGCGGCAACAAGGACCCCGCGAGTACACGAGCGTGACGCTCGGCCTCATCTTCGAGAAGCCAGCTGATGGCGCGCAGTATCGAGCCGTATGACCCAGATCACGACGGCATCCTTGAGATCGAAGAAGTCCATCCCAATTTCGTCGAGGTCTACTTCGTGCCGCCGGAGCACAGGCTGGTGGAGGCCGGGCTCGACCCGAAGAAAGCGAATAGCTACCGGACCAAGCTGCTGGATATCAACGGTCAGCACAATTTCCTGACGATCTATCCGATCAGCACATTCGGAAACCGGCCGGATTTCCTGAAGCCGAAATATGGCCGGATCGAGCGGATCACGCTCGATGACCCGAACATCATCTTTGGGTTCGACATGGCCGTACCTCCGACACCGGCGGAGGTGCGCGATGTCCTGGAGAATCTGCCCTCCACGTTCACCAAGGACTACGCCTACGGGCTTGGCCTCGCGAAACCCTACCGATTCATCATCAATGCGGTGGAAGCGCTATCGGACTGCACCGAAATAGTTATTACGGGCAAACACGCCACGGGTCCCGCCCCGGATGGCCATGGAATCTTCTACATCGCCACGCAGAACTTCGAGCAGGCGCGCCTCGAACTGAACAAGATTGATCGCCACACGGACTCTGCCCGTCGTGCCGTGAAATGGACTGCTGCCCACAACATTCTGGCGGAACGGCTCGGGGTGCCGATGCTGGACCCAAAAGCCGGTCGGCACCCCTATCGCAAGCTGTTCACCACTGTGGCAGAGGGCAAGCAGGATCTGTCCGAGGAGGATCAGAACGCTGTCATCGGCGCCCTGACCCGCCATGCCGCCGACATCGCCGATCATCAACCGGAGAAGCTGGCGAAGCTGCGCGGCGACATCGAACTAGTGACACTTGAAGCCCTGATCATCCGATACGAAAGGATGCTTGGCGAGAACCAGGTCGAAGCATGCTGGCAGGAGTTCTTCAACGAAAACCCCTTCATCCTGAACATGGCCTTCGGCTATCCCGTGATCAAGGTGCGGAACCAGGCATCGGTCGGTGGACGCAAGCTGTCAGGCGACGGAGAGAAGATCACTGATTTTCTGGTGAAGAACAGCCTGACCAACAACACGGCGATCTTCGAGATCAAGACGCCGCAGACGTCGATGCTCAACAGGACACCATTTCGCGATGGCGTTTACACGCCGGCGGCCGAGCTGTCGGGTTCGATCAATCAGGCACTCGATCAGAAGTACCAGTTTCAAAAGCAGATTGCCCAGATCAAGGACAACACTCGGCTTTACGACATCGAGTCCTACGCCGTGCATTGCTGCCTGGTGATTGGCAGGACGCCCGAGGGCGATGACCAGAAGAAGTCTTTCGAGCTGTTCCGGCGCAATTCCAAGGACGTCGAGATCGTGACCTTCGACGAGCTTCTGGAAAAACTCAAACAGCTCAGTGCCTTCCTGCGCGCGGCCGAAGAACAGACGAGCTAACCGAATAGAGGCTGCTGACCACACCGTGCAACCTTATCCCCTTGGGCACCATCAGCTAATGGTGGAAAAGCCCTCCCAGACTGATACGGCGCTCGAGGAAATTCACGCTCAGGGCAGCAACGGATCGATATCAGCAGGATCCTCCTGATCGGATCGACTGGTTGCACAACATCCAGCCGTCTAGTCACAGCGGTGTTAGACCGGCTGTTAGTTGCGCGCAAAGGGGTATCGACGCGGATTAACAGCGCCTCCATCCACAGGATGCGCGAACCGCGCTCAGAACCCGACCGGGGCGTGCTCGCGCGTGGCGTCGAAGCGTACCTTGGGCCATTTTTCCATGGCGAGCTGCAAATTGACGCGCGAGGGCGCGAGATAGACCAGCGCGCCGCCGTGGTCGATGGCGAGATTGTCCGCGGCGCGATGGCGGAAGTCCTCGAGCATGCGGGCGTCTTCGCAGATGACCCAGCGCGCCGTGGCCACCGAGACGCCGTCGAAGCGGCATTCCACGCCGTACTCGGCCTTGAGCCGGTGCGCGACTACGTCGAATTGCAGCGGGCCAACGGCGCCGAGAATGAGGTCGTTGTTGGTGAGTGGGCGGAAGAACTGCGTCGCGCCCTCTTCGCATAGCTGGGTCAGCCCCTTCTGCAATGCCTTGAGACGCAGGGGATCGCGCAGCACGGCGCGGCGGAACAGCTCGGGCGCGAAGTGCGGGATGCCGGTGAAGGTGAGGATCTCGCCTTCGGTGAAGGTATCGCCAATGGCGATGGTGCCATGGTTGTGCAGGCCCAGAATGTCGCCGGGATAGGCCTCCTCGGCCCGTTCGCGTTCGCTGGCCATGAAGGTCAGCGCATCGGCGATGCGGATATCGCGTCCGAGACGGACATGGCGCAGCTTCATGCCCTTGCTGAACCGTCCCGAGCACACGCGGAAGAAGGCGATGCGGTCGCGGTGGGCCGGGTCCATGTTGGCCTGCACCTTGAAGACAAAGCCGGTCAGCGCGGTCTCCTCAGGCTGCACACTGCGCTGCTCGGTCTCACGCGGCCGCGGCGGCGGCGCCCAGCTCACGAAATCGTCGAGCAGCTCGCGCACGCCGAAGTTGTTGACCGCGGAACCGAAGTACACCGGCGTCTGGCGCCCGGCGAGATAGGCCGCCCGGTCGAACGCGGGACTGGCGCCGCGCACCAGCTCGATTTCCTCGCGGTAGGCCGCCGCATCGGCCCCGAACCGCTCGGTGAAGGCATCGCTGTCCAGTCCCTCGATCACGTCACTCTCGTGAGCGCGGCCATCCTTCACCGGGGCGTAGAGGTAAACCCGGTCCTGCAGCAGGTGATAGATGCCGCGCAGGCCGCGCCCCATGCCGATCGGCCAGGTCACCGGCGCGCACTGGATGCCCAGCACCTTTTCCACCTCGTCCATGAGCTCCATGGGATCGCGGCCTTCGCGGTCGAGCTTGTTGATGAAGGTGAAAATGGGCGTATCGCGCAGCCGGCAGACTTCCATCAGCTTGATGGTGCGCTCTTCCACACCCTTGGCGCAGTCGATCACCATCAGCGCCGAGTCGACCGCGGTCAGCGTGCGGTAGGTGTCCTCGGAGAAATCCTCGTGCCCGGGGGTATCGAGCAGGTTGACGATGCTGTCGCGGTAGGGAAACTGCATCACCGAGCTGGTCACGGAGATACCGCGCTGCTTTTCCAGCTCCATCCAGTCGGAAGTCGCATGCCGGCCGGCCTTGCGGCCCTTGACAGCGCCCGCGAACTGAATGGCGCCGCCGAACAGCAAGAGTTTTTCGGTGAGCGTGGTCTTGCCCGCGTCGGGGTGGGAAATGATGGCAAACGTGCGCCGCCGCGCCGCCTCTTGGGCGATCTGGGACATGCTGACTCCGGTCGGTCCTGAACTGCGCACAGCCGGTGGGCCGCGCAAAGGGAGGAATTGTACCGGATGCGAGCGGCGGCCCGCAGGGGCGGAGCCGCCGGTTCCGCAGATCGACTTCAGAACAGCTGACCGGATGAATGCGCGCGGTCGAACAAGCCGAGTAACGCCGGCGCGATCGCGCAGTTCAGGCGACCAGCGGGCCCATCAGTGTCCCAACATCCACGGACGTTTACCGCGATGATCGGCATGTCCACAGCCCGGCCCGTGCGCGTGGCCGGTTGCCGGCGGCGGCACACGGCGCAGACTAAGCGGTTCATGGGCGCTGCGCTCGTTGCGAGTATGCGCCTGGTAGCTTCCAGAAGAGATCTGACGCAAGGCAGGCCGCGACAGCATGCGCGCGGATGCCGCTGCGCATTGCGGGCAGTCTATGGGGGCATTGCGTTCGCTCATGGATCGCAGTTCGGTGAACGGGCCACACGTGGCGCACTGGTATTCATACAAGGGCATACAGGCTCTCCAGAACGGATTGTCGACCGGGATGAATCGGTAATACTTCAGCCGGCCATGGCCAGATCGGCCCCGCCGCTGACCATGATCTCCGGTCCCGATGCGTTGGGCATGATGTCGAAGTCGAAAATCTCGGCTGGAATCCACAACGTGGCACAGGCATTGGGAATGTCGACGATGCCGCTGATGTGCCCCTCAACCGGAGCGGTCCCCAAGATGGCATAGGCTTGTTCACCGGTATATCCGAACTTCTTCAGATACGCGATGGCATTGAGACAAGCCTGACGATAGGCGACGTGCGCGTCGAGATAGTATTGCTCGCCCGCCTCGTCCACAGAAATTCCTTCAAATATCAGATAGTTGGAGTAACGCGGCTCAAGCGGACTGGGTTTGAAGATGGGGTTCTTGATGCCGTATTTTTCCATCCCACCCTTGATGACCTCGACATGCAGATCAATCCAGCCGGCCATTTCGATCGCGCCGCAGAAGGTGATTTCGCCATCGCCCTGGGAAAAATGGATGTCGCCCATCGACAGGCCAGCGTTTTTCACATAAACGGGAAAGTACACCTTGGCCCCGCGGGAGAGGTTCTTGATGTCGCAGTTGCCGCCGTGTTCCCGTGGCGGTACCGTGCGTGCGCCCTCCTGGGCAGCGGCCTGCGCCGCACTACCCGTGAGTCTCCCCATCACCGCCGAAGCAGGGTTGGGCGGCAGGGCAAGTTCCGGAACGCGATTCGGATCGGTCGCGATCAGCGCCTGTTCCCGCGCGTTCCACATCTTCAGCAGGTCGGCAGATGGCAGGCAACCGATCAGCCCCGGATGCATGAGGCCGGCGAAACGCACCCCCGGGATATGCCGCGACTGGGCGTAGATGCCCTCGAAGTTCCAGCAGGCTTTGCGAGCGTCCGGGTAATGATCGGTGAGAAACCCGCCGCCGTTGCTTTTGGCGAACAGGCCGGTAAAACCCCAGTCCGACTCCGCCAAGGTGCCGATGTCGAGAATGTCGACGACGAGCAGATCACCCGGTTCTGCACCTTCCACACCGATAGGGCCACTGAGGTAATGCACCTGGGTCAGATCGACGTCGCGGATGTCGTTGGCCGAGTCGCTGTCGAGAATCTGGCCGCCAGTCCAGTCGAGGCACTGCACGCGGAAGCTGGAGCCTGGCTTGACCATCTCCACCATCGGCAAATCGGGGTGCCAGCGGTTATGAATGACGCCACCCTGTTCGGCCGCCGGCTTGGACACATCGACCTCGATCAACGTCTGCAACATATCGTTTTCCCCTGCATGAAGGTCCCGGACACGCATCGCGGGCTCGCCTGGCATCCCGGAGCGGATGGCGAGCACCGACGGGAGCTCTCAGGCAAAGTCCAGGCCAATGCGATACGCCGGTATTTCTTGTTTATTTCAAGGGATTTAGATCAAGGGCCTGCCAAACGTGCCCCCCGCCTGCCGGAAATGCGGCCAGATTGTTCGACATTGTTCAAATTTGAAAATCGGGCCGCCCCAGGCTGCCTTGCGGCCCGCACCTGATCGGTGCAGTCCTCGTACATACTGGTAGCAAATTCAATGCGTTGTAAACGGCGCGCTCCTTGCTTTTTGCTATCCACATGCGCCAACGGAGATTTCGATGAGTCATCAGGCCAGCACGCTCTATCCGACGCTCTCTTCTGTGCCCGATTCAGCACTTCGCTCGAACAGCGATCTCCAGTTGATCCTGGAAATGGCCAAGTTGCAGGAGCGCCGGCTCGACCCGGATAGCATCATCGTCGCCATGTTGCGATTGCTTGCGCAGATGCGCGGTCTGAATGGCGGCCGCGTGAGCGTCCCCGATCCCAGTGGCGTGTATCTCGAAGTTCGTCACAGCTACGGCCTCGACGCGCACCATATGACCTCCGGTGGCTACACCGTTCCCCTCAATCAAGGCGTCACGGGATATGTCATGCGCACCGGCACCATTGGTCTGGTCGCCGACATTCAGAGCGAACCGATCTACTTGACACGCATCACCTCCTGGGACGAACGCTACCTCGGCCCCATCGCCTTTCTGGCGGTTCCGATTTTGGCAGAGGGTCGGCCGATCGCGGTGCTGGCTGCCCAGAAGGATGGCGCCCATCGCCACCGCTTCGACGATGATCTGATGCTGATGCGCATCGCCGCAGCGATGATCGGTCAGATCATGCGCATCGAGCGATTCGTCAGTCAGCGTACGGCTGACCTGGTCACCGAAAATCAGCAGTTGTGGCGGTCCATCCGGCAAAACGGCCTCGCTCACGGGATCATCGGCGAAAGCACGGTGTTGCTCGAAGCGCTGAAACAGGCCGGGCAAGTCGCGCGCAGCGAAGCGCCGGTGATCCTGCTCGGCGAGTCAGGCACCGGTAAGGAAAAGTTTGCGCGGCTCATTCATCAACAGAGCGATCGGCGCGAACGCCCCTTTATCTGCATCAACTGCGCCGCCATCCCCGCTGCTTTGCTGGAATCGGAA is a window from the Candidatus Macondimonas diazotrophica genome containing:
- a CDS encoding sigma-54-dependent Fis family transcriptional regulator; protein product: MSHQASTLYPTLSSVPDSALRSNSDLQLILEMAKLQERRLDPDSIIVAMLRLLAQMRGLNGGRVSVPDPSGVYLEVRHSYGLDAHHMTSGGYTVPLNQGVTGYVMRTGTIGLVADIQSEPIYLTRITSWDERYLGPIAFLAVPILAEGRPIAVLAAQKDGAHRHRFDDDLMLMRIAAAMIGQIMRIERFVSQRTADLVTENQQLWRSIRQNGLAHGIIGESTVLLEALKQAGQVARSEAPVILLGESGTGKEKFARLIHQQSDRRERPFICINCAAIPAALLESELFGHEKGSFTGADATRKGKIEAAEGGTLFLDEIGDMPLELQAKLLRVLQDRQVQRVGASQVIPVDFRILTATNVNLRQLVNERRFRLDLYYRLSVVPIYLPPLRERNGDIKILALHFLNELNHRYERNVTLENGVLRRLESFDWPGNIRQLQNVMERAIVMAEGLIVTATQIALILQDESTVQLHQPDQTSTDVLLSAPHGLSADCEPRHYLKVHHTQGHAIEKALRDSGGNQSAAARRLGMTTRQLRYRMSKLGIDAL